The Primulina huaijiensis isolate GDHJ02 chromosome 18, ASM1229523v2, whole genome shotgun sequence DNA window AATATAGTttcttatcatttttttaatatatctgTGCAGATCACTTGTCCACTATATATAATCATTTGCTTCTAATTAATGAATATAATATAGCTTCCTATCAAAAAATTTTTAATAGATTCTggtttttttccttttgaagTTTTTTAATCTATTTTGCAAGCAAATTCTTGAGCACCTTACAAACAAAAGAATTTATCTAGATCTTGATCTTGTGGTGTTCAACCAGACTCCTCGTCTTTGAGTCCTTGGAGAAGTGGAGACCTCATTCATTGTCAAatctttaatatataatattggatcggCATCGATCTAATTTTCAAAACCTAGAGTTCGATTGAAGATACGCAGTACTTCCTAGAACTTTGATACGTGATAGATATTATTGAGCTTCTCGTCGTTGCACTCCAAGGTGAAACTGTTGCAATTGCCTTCTCAAATTTTCTTACAATTATATCATCCCAATTTGCAGGTTAGTTCTAGTATTAGCAACTTCTTAACCCAAGCACACATGACATCCTAGTTTGACAGGAATAACTTAGTCATGCAACTAAGCTTAAGGTTTCAATAAGTTTCTGTAAAGCAGAACCGCAGCATGCCTGATCCTCATGAAGTCTACAAATTCGGATAGCATCTGGATAACAGGAAACCTACAACAAGGCATATGTAACTGTGCAACTTGTGAATCTGATAAACGGTTAATATCTTAAACTTATTTTAAGAAAAGACGTCTCCAGGAATAAAAGCCCCAACTAGTAAAGCTGTAAATATAGATTAAATAGCAGAGGGCCTCCCTCATGTGGAGCGGCATACTCTTAACTCTTAAGGATGAATCACACAGTGGACTAGGTTGACTAATCTCCCTTGGGGTCAGGAAAGTAACTGATGTAGTGTCATGGTAGCACCTACCTAACCCAGCACAGGTACGTTCAGGAAATTGCTCCTACCAAAACAATCTTTGCAACAAAGAAAGAAGACTTCACTTGATCATATATCTTAAACTATTTCTTTTAGTTGTTACTGATGTGAGGACCTTTCTTGACACTTACATTCATCAAACCTCATAAGATAGAGtcgtccttttttttttctttcccttGCATCGTTACCAACCCTATGAAGTTTGTCAATGTTATGACACATTGATTGGAATCTTAGTAAACAGGAAAGACtagcaaataaaaaaattgaagaagttGCTGAGGTACAAAGAGTTTAGTAGTGGTGGGTGTTTCACAAATGTCAATGTAACTTACCCAATATAATATTGATAACGGCTCAAAATGATATGATGACATGACAAtctttaaaaggaaaaacatcaCCAAGGCATTATAATCACGTAAACTACATACTAAGCTAGAGACAATAGAAGTTTTATCAATAAATATCGCATTTATCGAAGGAAAGCACGTTTTGACATGAAAAGATACTCATATTTCATAGGCAAGTATAACCACATCTTACATCTTCAGCGATGGTCACTATGTCAGGATGAAGCACATGCAATATCTCATTAGCTAAAATGAGATATAACAACGCGTCCTTGTCGACATATTGATTACAATACCTGCAAATGAAAAAAGGTCACCACAAAAGAAAATTGCAAAACATAGAAGTTGCAGACTTTAAACTAAAAACAAGTACATCCAATCATATATgtgcataaatataaaattggtTTTAGTTGATCTAGCTAAGTTTCAAAAGCTAATAGTGATTGTATACTATCTTATAAGATGAACAATATATTTGTCAAGACGAGATGAGTATTATAATTGTAACATTTAGGATGAGGCACCATGtacttgattttatttaatattttgttgaaatttggaggatagaaaaaaataaactgCATTACATCAATCATCAGCTGAAATTACACTTGAATATGGCTCAGGCAAGTAATATTTCAACAAAATTGATAAGTATTCAAAAACCTTACTCCTCCATTTCACCAGTAAACGCTGCAAATCCATTGTGTGTATACATCATTGATGACAGGGAATGAAAATAGAAACCATCTATTTGATACTCTGTGATCCACCTGCATATCTCACATCAGCAATAAATAGACCCGTGAAAAATCAAGGTAAAAAAGCATACAGTCACATGACATTTGTCAATAGAATATCAAATCTTATTCAAAAgatatcaagaattaaaaaaatcaaaataataggGTAAGAGGCACATAAACAACCtttcaaattttaaagaaaTGGTAAGTGTTTACAAAGTTACCAGTTCAAATTTGAAAGAAGGAAGTGCAATACGTCGTGATCTCCATATTTGAACATTCTTGTTCCCCAAAATTTATGATGACCCCTTTTACCTGTCAAAGTTggtaaaaatgaataaaatcttTACTAGAAAAGTCACACAGGACCAAGCATATATTGATAGAGCTTTAATTTCTTTGTCTTATAGTTATATGTCCAGCTATGGTCTTAAATTACCACAAAAATGCAAAATAAGCATCTTTCTTAATAATCATTATGTTTGGTAGTAAGAACACCCTTGGTTGCAAGACAAAATCCATCTTCATTCAACATGTTATTTCCCCTTACTGTTATATGCAATGCATTCACTGAGTTGATATTTCTATCAGTAATACAATGTTGAAGATAATTGATACGGACTTCACCGTGTATAACATTTTAAGCAACTGCATGAATTTCTTGTCTCACAGTGCATATACAAGGTAAAAACATTTACAAACATAGTAACTGAAATAAATGCCTGTGCTTGCTCAAAGGTGATCAGTCTGAATGTTTACCAGAATGAAAGTAACAGTCATTTGATCCATCAAAAAATGATAATCCAACCATTTCGTCAGCTGCAGCATATGAGTGGACAATATCCAAAACAACACTCAGGCCAAGCCCTACACACAAGGAGAACTATATTTAACACCGCGTAGATAATCAATAGCGGTGGAGAAAATATATCATAGCAATTAAGCTATCAAAAGTAGTTCTCAAAAGAATCAAGGACGTTGGAGATATTTTGTAGATATATCAAATATATTGTAATTATATTCTGATTGTATTATTCTTTAGTTGACTTCTCATAATTGGAAAGTAGAATTAGCGGGATTTGGATGTATCAATTAGGGATTCTCTTGATTAGGATTTATATTTCATTCAACTCTTGTTTCAAAGGACATGTATTGAGCTTAAAGCAGTTGAAAGATAGCCAGAATTAAGGACTGCTagtcataaaaaaaaacttggcaATTGAATTCAAGCATGTATGTGGTATCCAAAATGCTACAGACACATCACCTATGCATCAAACTAAATGATACCGTTATTTGGAAAGGCCTACTAGATAAAGCATTGACAGCAATAGACAGACAATGAATTTTTGTCTTGACGAAATTTCACACTCACATGCTTATCATCCTTTCATTTTTACATATAATTAAGCACTCtcgaaaaagaaagaaagaaaaatgacatgaaatttttaaaaaaattgcagaGGGACGGGTCTGCACAGAAATGTGAATGATGATCCCCCTGCTGTTTCCTTGTTGACAATTTACAATCTAACATGTTAAATATATCCAGTTTCAACAGATAACTTCAGCCATTCCACATCTAGACGAGAAGAGAAGAATAATTTCAACTACATCCTAGGCACTTCATAGGAACGCTTATCAACAGATCTATTTGGATACAATAATGAAGAACTAATGTCATTATCACAGCATTATTCTCAATCCTGAAATACACAAAATATGATTGTGATAGTGCTTCTCACAAACTGGCTAACAGGGCTTCTGATAGAAATTGGAGCCAATACCCCAAATTTGTATTACCTACCGCGGTGGTCTAGATGGATGTCACAGACAACATAAGATTTGACAGTAAAAGCATCCAAAGATCATAAAAATCACAATCAAGCACAGATTCTAATTTGTGCATGCATCTCAGTGTCCACCTTACTCACATTCAAAAGGTTGAGACATATTTTCCTCACAGCATAAGTACCACCCAGGCAATCTATTCCAAAATCGACGCAAAAACAAAGAGTGTTACTTTTTAATGCTGACTAAGTTTCATGTTATTTATCTTAATAAAGCCAAACTAACTTAATATAATTAAGTTGGTTTAAAAGTTACTAAAGAAGTGTAGATGGCAAAAGACCAAGTAAAAGAATAAATTTATGGTCATTTGAAAGCATATGAAAGAACCATGTGCTTCATCCACCAAGTTCTTGAACTCGTCAGGAGTACCAAAACGGCTACTCACGGCATAGAAATTTGTCACCTACATATATGCACGGGGAGAAATCTTGTAAATAACAGTAAGTAATGATGGCAAAAGACAATGTCATgaagatttcaaatatatagaaCATCAAATGCATAATTAAACATGCCTCGATGCTAAATCAAAGACTAGTAGATGTCATGAAGAGCACTAAATGTCATGAAGATtacaaatatacataataaatgtCATGAAGATTACAAATATACATAATCCTCTGTTATTATATTATACTATAActctaaatataatatttgaaatttgaaaaatgtgTCGAAtaattttgtatatgatttgACATTTAAGGTACAACTGCATTTTCCCAAAACAAAACCAATCACATATTTAATTTTCCCAAGACATTTCTCCAAAATATTTTCTCAGAACTCTTCCACCAAAAGTCTTGAAACAAAACCAAACAAGCATATTAATGGTCGAGTCAGAAAAGCAGTCCTGCctgtttttatgaaaatatatggCTCATTAGTGTTTGACTGGTAATGAATTGAAGGCAAGGTAGTCAACAATTAGTGAGTAAATTATCAAACACATCATCAAATTTGCGTGTAGCAAATATCAAAAGTACCTTAATGATTCCATTCAATAAAGTTTAGTATCGCATGTAAATTCAGCTAGGTGGAATTGGGAATGCATTTTCAGTTGTTGgaaagtaacaaattttaaatttccacTTACTCTGTACCCAATGGTGAAATAATCCTTGTGTTCGAGAACGCCTATCAATTGGATCACATTATATCCCGCTTCCTTTACATGAGGTAGGACCTATATTGGTGATGAAAAAGCGCAATAGCATTTATTGCTCGGGTCTAAACAAAGGGGCACAAACCAATGGCATAACAATGAATTTAATCGAAAAATTAGAGGAAATTGAAAGCGATAACGAGTTACATTCTTAGTGAACTCAGAAAACGTAGCAACTTTGGGCTCCTGTCCGCTGATCCCAACATGACATTCATATACACGCAACGACTTTGGCTTTGGGGGATGCTTATGTTTCCATCTGTAGGCACTTTCAGGAGGTGGTTCCCAATGCACAGCAAAAGCTTCATTTCTGTCTGTTTCTGCAAATTGGAAACAAGAGTTCAGCTATGAGAATGTTGTGAGATGAcatcaaaaatcaaatataaagcACAGACTGATTCAAGGAAGAAGAACCCATCTGGAAACATCAAATCATTTATCGACAGAAGAATTAGCTTGTATTTTTCGTACAAGCTGATGGGTCTATAAATATGTAAAGTTCTTTGTGTTTAACACATTGTAAAATGATTTTCTAGAAGATGTTAGAAGGAGGAGTAGCAAATGGAAATATCATATTTCCTGGTTTTGTTGGAGGAAAACAGGCACGAAGTCAACCAATATTTTCCAACAAAAAAATCTACGAGGAGAAAGTTAGTACCAATCAGTCACAGCAACTCCAGGTCAAagacaagaaaaaataaaaaaattggaaagAAATTGTGGCTCGGATATGAATGTTATTCACATTATTTGATATTTCTTATTTAGCAAAGAATAAATCGGTGGGTAACATAAGGAAGTTCAAGAGTTGTTCACTTAATCTTGTCATGCTTAAGTTAGTCAAGTACACATGTATTAACGAAAGGATCGTGAGAAACAAGTACCGTGAGCTTTTTTCATTTTAAGCCACTATTTCATTCACTATAATCCTGCCAAAATAAGAAGTGGAGGAGGAATAAGCAGAATAAAAAAGATGCAGGATTAGCTTTGTATACTCTTAGCAGTACTCAATAAGCTTGCGAGGAGGTTTGGAGAACAACGTTATCTCTTCCAAATAACACAAGAAAATGGTGGAGCATTTCTAACAATAAGTAGCAAAATGGAAACTAACCCTGCTAGTTTGGCACCAAGACTTGTTTGATGATGTAGAAATAAAATGGCAAAGCAAAAAACAAATTTCCAAGAAAAACAAGGACACCTGGGATCACATATGTTGCCCAAGCAGGAATTCGCTCTAAAGGTCCCATAGGAGTGTTGAGATAAACTCTGTACTTGCTTCCATGAGGGATCCCAGGTATATATTTCTTTAACCAAGCTTTCCTTCCTTTTCGAATCTCTAACCAATAAGCAATAGGAGGCTTCTTGGCACGAAATTTCTCTCTCCAAACAGGATCACTTACAACATCAAAAATATCATGTTCTTGCCCATCATCAATCACATCAAAAGTTGGTATATCGCTTGGTGGATCATCTTTGTGCTGCTCTTTCCAGGCCTTATATCTAGTGTGTGGATCTGCTATTTCTTCTAGTTCCTCTTCTGTTTGCGGACCATTAGGCCCAAATATTTGCTCATACAACTTAGCTGCAAGTTCATAGCGTGATTTTATAAAGCGATCTTCACCTGGTTCCCAGTACTCGTcattcattttcttaaatacttCTTCAGCTGTGACACCACTGTCACCTTTATCATAATCATCCACGTAATTGTATTGTTGAAAATACAGTTCATCTGGCTCTTCTCCGTCCCTTACTTTATCTTCAAGAATTATAAACCAGTAcccataatcatcatggccaagATGGCCCTCCCTTGCACAATTCTCTGTCGGTGACCAGTCATTGAAATCTCCAACCAGAGAACAATAGCGAGCACCTGGTTCCAAAAGTTGAACATattattttgaacaaaaaatgaaTAGAGAATGAAACTTTTCGTCACTTGATCATCTTTTATGCTGCTAAATCCGTAAATGAGTTGATCAGCACTTCTGCATAAGCTATACACAAAGTTTCCTGATCTCAAATCAAGAGTTACTTTGATATGTCAAGCAAAGGGAAAATCGCTGATAGATTTTGTCAATTCTTTACTTGCCGTATTCAAAATCAAGGGAACACTCTTAATCGTCAATATTATACTGTATAATCAATTTATCTTGTGAAAATGATATCAAACCTGGAGCCCAATCCATGTAATCCACACGGTGCTGAATATTCCGATGCATGCCCAGTATCTCGAACCTATAAAACACTCTTCAATAAATTCCGACAAGAGGCAAACTGaaacaaataaatattgcaTCCCAACTCCCAAGTAGACTACTTGACAGATGATCCCGAGTGCAACTTTTTTTAACATCTGCAGGTACATCTAACTTCTGAATAAGCTATTGAACGATGAAGCATGATTGCCGACCTATTTACAGTAATTGTGGGTCATAGCTGCATTCAATTCATACAATCCTGCAGGCACCTCTAATATAAAATTCAAGGGGTGATAGGGGAAAAAACTAACCCAGAAGCCAGCTCTTTCAGATTAAGATGGCGATTAAAAATTTCGTCTTTTAAGTCCTTCAAAGCTTTATGCCTGCAATTTCATTCAACAGCAAACCATTAATCGTCCGCCATCATGTTGCTTAAAAGTTATCGTATATTCTTTCAACACTAGGAACCAATCTACAGCTAAACGCAGATTAAGGTATAATTAAATCTTCACTTCCATCACACTAAACCATATTGggtaaattccaaaaaaaaaaaacaaatatctaAATTCAATGCCTTGAATCACCTTTCCCGAAGGAATTGGGCGAGTGCTCTGTTCGTAATGCCCTGTTTTGCAAGGAATCCAACAGGGTCAATTCCGTCTTCTTTATCAGTATCTGGCTGCTGGGTTTTCTTACGCGGTCTCTGCGAGCGTTGGGGCTGCGACTGAGGGTGATCCGTGGCGGAGCATTTGCATTTGTTTATGTTGGTTTTGCGGCTGGAAAGGAGCACAGAAGGGCCACCGCTGTTGCTTCGAGTGAAATTTCTCTTTAGAAAGGAAAAATTCGTAGGGAGAGGATAGATTTGAGCTGGGTATGTCGAGGAAAACATTGAAACTCGGAAATCTGGCTGTTCCTGCGAGCGAGGGACTTGGTTTTGAAGTGTGGATTGTTGGATAAGGACCGTGGGGTTTAACAAAACCTCTTCACTGCCAATTTTCCATAAATTTATTGTCGTAATAATGATAATTGCGctttccattttattttttggtcgTTAATTGTTGGAGGTAAATTGCCTTAAAATTCTTGCATCAAATCCGCTTCGCATCAAGCTCGTTTCGTTTAAGGTGGCTAAACTCGATCAAATTATCGACAAAGTTAATTGGATGATTTGGTAAAAACTAAATGAGATGGgaacaaatattttgaagaCGTTTGTTAGGCCGCAGTTGGTAATTATgagaatttcaaataaataactaaacACATCAATATTCTTGTTACCAAGGTACGTTTGTAAGTACTGATGGGTAGGTATTGATAATCAAATATGAGGTATGATTTGTGAAAAATTAGACGCTCCTCACATTGACACTAACTATCAAAGTGTGGAATTGCCGAAATAAGAGTTTTGGTCGCCCAGAATTAAGGAAcaattcattaaaattatatgaCGAAATAAGTACAAAAGTGTGGAATTGCCGAAATGGGAGTTTCATTTTCTTATGAGTGGTGGTTATACCAATGCAACTGAACCTTGTCAATCATTACCGACGAAATAAgtacaaaatttaatatatttggtaTCAGATATACAAGTAGTATTCATTGAAGTAGTTTGTAGTATGAGAAACATGACACTAGaataatatatttgtatatttaattttgttgagTTGTTTATATAACAATGTCATGAGGAATCTTATCATGCATTAACAATAAGTAACCGCAAACaaaattgaattgaatagattttatTATTCCATTTTTAAAGAAATGAATACACGAGTGAATCTAAGATATTGAagcttttgtattttttttaaaaaaagtaaataaataaaagcttTTGTACTTGATGCTGGATTCGGAAACCTGATTTAAATTATCATTCTATATGGTGGCAATGACCAATAGAAACGTCAAATTGTCGATCCCCTGACACCTCGAATGAATGCCCGATCGGTTTACTTATTATTCAAGAATTAATCATAATTATGACTAATTTTGCAAGTTATGCATCTCAGTTGTCCCTATATATTCATATTCAACAAGCTAAGAAAGAGTGTTCGATTTTGTCAGCAATGTGCCCAATGTTTTAAGATCGATATGACTTTATAGTTATGAATGTCCATTGATCAAAGGAATGGAGAAAGTCGAGTTTTCGACCATAGCATTGATAATGTTATACGATATGGGAGCAGTTCAACAAGTGATGAACACGAATGATAGGTTGTATCAACATTGTCATTGAGTTGCTATCACAATAATTGGATTGCaaacaaacataaaataaattttgtactCCTACTTTTCAAAGAAATGAATGGGAGATTGAATCTCAACGGTTGATGCTATTGATACTAGAGCCATCAAAACAGGCCATTGGGACATGTCGACCCACTGTTTGTGTGGGTTGAGAAATTACCAACCCAACCTACCTATTTGGCGGGATGGGTCAGCTCATCGATTTTAGGTATATTTAGGAATGAACTACTTTTATTCGAAAAAAATACTTCAATCTCCGCAGTTCTTTAATCTCAAACTCTTTTGCAAAAAGCTCCTCAAAGCTTGCTTTTCCTTCTCATTGTTTCCAATCATGaccatatcatccacatataccAATAGGATCGTGACTCCCCCTGAGTCAGAATGTTTAAAGAACAAAGTATGGTCTCCTTGGCTTTGTCGGTATCCATAAACAAGCATTGCTTTGGCGAACCTCCCAAATTAGGCTCTTGGTGATTGTTTAAGAACATATAGTGCCTTCTTTAATTTGCAAACTTTTAGAGCCCTCAAAATATTTATCGAATCTTGGAAGAACATCCATGTATATTTCTTCTTCCAGTTCACCGTGAAGAAATGTATTCTTTACATCAAACCGCTCTAAATTCAAGTTAAAGTTGGCTGTTAAAGACAATAGGATTCAGAATGTATTCATCTTGGCAACTGGAGTGAATGTCTGTTGATAATCAACACCACAGGTTTGTGCATAGCCCTTTTGCAACAAGTCCGGCCTTGTACTTCTCTAGCGAGCCATCAAATTTGTACTTTATTGTAAGTACTCATTTGCAACCCACAACCTTCTTTCTTGGTGGGAGATCAACAATCTCTCACGTTTTGTTCTTTTTCCAGTGCCTACATTTCGATTTGCATAGCAACTCTCCAATTATAGTGTTTAAGTTTATTAGGAAATCTATATGTGACactaagaaattttgaaaggttACGAAATTGGCAATTGGATAAAGATGGTTTTTTAGTGCATTCTCTTGTTCCTTTTCGAGCAACAATAGGTAGCTCATAATCACAAGAAATAGCATTTTTTGGACATATTTCATTTCAGAATTAGGTTTGGATTCTTGGATTTGCTCATCGACAGCTTCGAGCGTTTTTTTCTTGAGTATACACGGTCAAATTACTGTTGTTAGGGGACTTATTTGAAGAGTGGCTTGGCTTGGCTCAACAGAAGCTTGAATGGAAGGAGTTGGGGCTGGCGGAGTGGCGGAAGGTAACTCAAGTAAGAAGAATCTATATctttttcttcaagaacatgTATGGTCCCTCTTGAAGATATGTTTGAGTAAAGTATG harbors:
- the LOC140964947 gene encoding 1,4-alpha-glucan-branching enzyme 3, chloroplastic/amyloplastic-like is translated as MESAIIIITTINLWKIGSEEVLLNPTVLIQQSTLQNQVPRSQEQPDFRVSMFSSTYPAQIYPLPTNFSFLKRNFTRSNSGGPSVLLSSRKTNINKCKCSATDHPQSQPQRSQRPRKKTQQPDTDKEDGIDPVGFLAKQGITNRALAQFLRERHKALKDLKDEIFNRHLNLKELASGFEILGMHRNIQHRVDYMDWAPGARYCSLVGDFNDWSPTENCAREGHLGHDDYGYWFIILEDKVRDGEEPDELYFQQYNYVDDYDKGDSGVTAEEVFKKMNDEYWEPGEDRFIKSRYELAAKLYEQIFGPNGPQTEEELEEIADPHTRYKAWKEQHKDDPPSDIPTFDVIDDGQEHDIFDVVSDPVWREKFRAKKPPIAYWLEIRKGRKAWLKKYIPGIPHGSKYRVYLNTPMGPLERIPAWATYVIPETDRNEAFAVHWEPPPESAYRWKHKHPPKPKSLRVYECHVGISGQEPKVATFSEFTKNVLPHVKEAGYNVIQLIGVLEHKDYFTIGYRVTNFYAVSSRFGTPDEFKNLVDEAHGLGLSVVLDIVHSYAAADEMVGLSFFDGSNDCYFHSGKRGHHKFWGTRMFKYGDHDVLHFLLSNLNWWITEYQIDGFYFHSLSSMMYTHNGFAAFTGEMEEYCNQYVDKDALLYLILANEILHVLHPDIVTIAEDVSCYPDAIRICRLHEDQACCGSALQKLIETLSLVA